Proteins encoded together in one Vigna angularis cultivar LongXiaoDou No.4 chromosome 5, ASM1680809v1, whole genome shotgun sequence window:
- the LOC108339059 gene encoding disease resistance protein RPP13: MVTFGYSFLCDCKLHSICCLSKSLSLFFHHHPQTRIKVCRHVSSVMADSVITFVLDHLAQLSAREANLLYGVEDRVQFLKSELEMIKELLDTTTRKKGMEHIVLNQIKDVAHLAEDVIDTFVAKVSIHKRRTILGRMLCGFGQVRLLHHVAHKIDKLKTTLNEIRDNKDKYDAFRETTNQSAAEEEEEKERLQSLHKLRRDVEEEHVVGFVQDSKELVKQLLEGGSNRKVVSIVGMGGLGKTTLARKVYSSGEVKNHFDCRAWVYVSNEGRVRELLHDLLKHLMQNFEQQRRGHKKDKKRAENVNSLSEEELKKRVWKCLERERYLVVIDDLWKRQDWDEVQDAFPDNNRGSRILITSRLTEVAKHAGHDVPHNLPFLSQEESWELFCRKVFRGENCPSDLETLGKQMVQSCHGLPLSIMVLAGLLANKEKSSEEWSKVVGHVNWYITRDETQVNDIVLKLSYDNLPRRLKSCFLYLGLFPQDFEIHVTPLLQKWVAEGFIQDTGNRDPYDVAEDYLYELIDRSLVQITRVKFNRGLDRCQVHDLLRDLCMQKSKEDKVFEVCTDNNIVIPTKPRRLSIHSDMGHYISSSNNDHSCIRSLFFFGPHYDVHGKEWKWLLDDFKLVRVLDFGPNSYQKIPSSLGNFIHLRYLRIHSKLISFVPDSILNLWNLQTIDLGFSTDIIIVSFPIQMWKLKYLRHLNTQGPIKLRGTCSQSDEKMWNLQTISPLILNKQATSLITKGTFPNIKRMGLVETHDYEGKLLNLLQNLQQLKHLNKLVIVPQLWLSCKPKELVQSLGKLSCLTILMIDNVVDLLTSELIFPPNIIELMLSGIKWITNEGMNSLGNHSKLKILKLLGDITWSGDSIDLNCVDDSFPQLEIFRMSHLAVRKWELGNGAMQRLQNVLIDNCKELDNLPSELCSLNGLRKMHITESPSEQMAHILQILKTNNGVQVVTGTNQSPDYDIFDIF, from the coding sequence ATGGTTACATTTGGATATTCTTTTCTATGCGATTGCAAGCTACACTCTATCTGCTGCCTTAGTAAATCCCTGTCACTCTTCTTCCATCACCATCCACAAACACGGATCAAGGTCTGCAGGCACGTCTCCTCCGTAATGGCAGACAGTGTAATTACCTTTGTTTTAGATCACTTGGCCCAGCTTTCCGCACGCGAAGCTAACTTGCTGTATGGTGTGGAGGATAGAGTCCAGTTCCTCAAGTCGGAACTCGAAATGATCAAAGAGCTCCTCGATACCACAACGCGCAAGAAGGGAATGGAACATATAGTATTGAACCAAATCAAAGATGTTGCCCACTTAGCTGAGGATGTCATCGACACATTCGTAGCCAAAGTTTCCATTCACAAGAGGAGAACCATTCTGGGGAGGATGCTCTGTGGCTTTGGCCAAGTAAGGTTGCTCCACCACGTAGCCCACAAAATAGACAAGCTCAAAACCACTCTCAACGAGATACGCGACAACAAGGACAAATATGATGCTTTCAGAGAAACCACTAATCAATCTGCAgcagaagaggaggaggagaaggaaagGTTGCAATCGCTGCACAAGCTAAGAAGAGACGTGGAGGAAGAACATGTTGTTGGCTTTGTCCAGGACTCCAAGGAGCTCGTCAAGCAACTCCTGGAAGGTGGTTCAAATCGTAAAGTTGTTTCTATCGTTGGCATGGGGGGATTGGGGAAGACCACCCTTGCCCGAAAGGTCTACAGTAGCGGCGAGGTGAAGAACCACTTTGATTGTCGTGCGTGGGTTTATGTCTCAAACGAGGGCAGAGTCAGGGAGCTTTTGCATGACCTTCTTAAGCATTTGATGCAAAATTTTGAACAACAACGCAGAGGCCACAAGAAAGATAAGAAAAGGGCCGAAAACGTTAACAGCCTGAGTGAGGAGGAGCTGAAGAAACGGGTGTGGAAATGCTTGGAGAGGGAAAGGTATCTTGTGGTGATAGATGACTTGTGGAAAAGGCAGGATTGGGATGAGGTGCAAGATGCTTTTCCAGACAACAACAGAGGTAGCAGAATATTGATCACTAGTCGTTTGACAGAAGTGGCCAAGCATGCTGGCCATGATGTTCCTCACAATCTTCCATTCCTGAGTCAAGAAGAAAGTTGGGAGTTGTTTTGCAGGAAAGTGTTTAGGGGTGAAAACTGTCCTTCTGATTTGGAGACCCTGGGAAAGCAGATGGTTCAAAGTTGTCATGGTTTGCCACTCTCCATCATGGTTTTAGCAGGGCTGCTAGCCAACAAGGAAAAGTCATCTGAAGAATGGTCTAAAGTGGTAGGTCATGTTAATTGGTATATCACTCGAGATGAGACCCAAGTGAATGATATAGTTCTCAAGCTCAGCTACGACAACTTACCGAGGAGACTAAAATCATGTTTTCTCTATCTTGGTTTATTTCCGCAAGACTTTGAAATACATGTTACTCCATTATTGCAAAAATGGGTTGCGGAGGGTTTCATACAAGATACAGGAAATAGAGACCCATATGATGTTGCGGAAGACTACTTGTATGAGCTCATCGATCGTAGTTTGGTCCAAATAACAAGAGTGAAATTTAATCGAGGTTTGGATAGGTGTCAGGTTCATGATCTTCTTCGAGATCTTTGCATGCAAAAGAGTAAAGAAGACAAAGTTTTCGAAGTTTGCACAGACAATAACATTGTAATCCCTACTAAACCTCGCAGACTGTCGATTCACAGTGACATGGGTCACTACATTTCTTCAAGCAACAACGACCATTCATGTATTCGTTCCCTGTTTTTCTTTGGGCCACACTATGATGTTCATGGGAAGGAGTGGAAATGGCTTTTGGACGACTTCAAATTGGTTCGAGTGTTAGATTTTGGACCTAACAGTTACCAAAAGATTCCTTCCAGTTTAGGGAACTTCATCCACTTAAGGTACTTGAGAATACACTCAAAGCTGATTTCATTTGTTCCCGATTCAATACTTAACCTTTGGAATCTGCAAACCATAGACCTGGGTTTTTCGACGGATATCATTATAGTTTCTTTCCCTATTCAAATGTGGAAACTCAAGTATTTAAGGCATTTGAACACACAAGGACCTATCAAGTTACGAGGAACATGTTCACAATCAGATGAGAAGATGTGGAATCTTCAAACCATCTCTCCCCTTATACTCAATAAACAAGCAACATCGCTAATAACGAAAGGAACATTCCCCAATATTAAGAGGATGGGGCTTGTGGAGACTCATGATTATGAAGGTAAATTACTCAATTTATTGCAGAACTTGCAACAATTAAagcatttaaataaattagtgaTTGTGCCCCAACTTTGGCTTAGTTGCAAGCCGAAAGAACTGGTTCAAAGTCTAGGAAAATTAAGTTGTCTAACTATTTTAATGATTGATAATGTTGTGGACCTTCTAACCTCTGAGCTCATTTTCCCTCCAAACATTATAGAGTTAATGTTGTCAGGGATTAAGTGGATTACCAACGAGGGGATGAATAGTCTGGGAAATCACTCCaaactcaaaattttgaaacttttggGAGATATAACTTGGTCTGGGGATTCCATTGACCTCAATTGTGTTGATGACAGCTTCCCACAACTGGAAATATTTCGAATGAGTCATTTGGCAGTTAGAAAGTGGGAATTAGGCAATGGTGCAATGCAGAGGCTTCAAAATGTGCTTATTGACAATTGCAAAGAATTAGATAATCTTCCAAGTGAACTCTGTTCTTTGAATGGATTGAGAAAAATGCATATAACGGAATCTCCTTCAGAACAAATGGCTCACATCttacaaattttgaaaacaaataatgGAGTTCAAGTCGTTACTGGGACTAATCAATCTCCAGATTAtgatatttttgatattttctaG
- the LOC108339595 gene encoding protein IQ-DOMAIN 11 — protein MAKKKSWFSLVKRLFLRDPTQDKDKRRKWIFGRLKNKRLPSITAPLPSKETTLSEAEEEQSKHALTVAIASAAAAEAAVTAAHAAVEVVRLTGVSQSALICKEKSEESQPLKTSNAAPQFTHQCKRDIQESAAVIKIQTAFRGYLARKALRALKGIVKLQAIIRGRAVRRQAMSTLKCLQSIVSIQSQVCARRLQMVEGRCDYTENEELHDSKDKIIRMDSNSERKCDESTPSKEELDSSCISMKETVLKRERIKEYSFNHRRSAESERSKVNGRWRYWLEQWVDTQLSKSKELEDLDSVFSSHARSGEEYGGRQLKVRSINRQNPVEGLDSPTIGSRRSFPHRRQCSVGEDQSFSSSPATPAYMAATESAKAKARSTSSPKIRTGGNIDMNSDSYSPCKKKLSIASSINSEVLSGGRMAKFSGNQQRSPSFKGLSVPIKSSRTIKDLSINSDCSLPHWGPQGSFK, from the exons ATGGCCAAGAAGAAGAGCTGGTTTAGTCTGGTGAAGAGGCTCTTTTTGAGGGATCCCACACAAGATAAG GATAAAAGAAGGAAATGGATATTTGGAAGGCTAAAGAACAAGAGATTACCTTCAATTACAGCTCCACTTCCATCAAAAGAGACAACACTAAGCGAAGCAGAGGAAGAACAAAGCAAGCATGCTTTGACAGTGGCCATTGCCTCAGCAGCAGCTGCTGAAGCTGCTGTTACTGCTGCACATGCTGCTGTTGAGGTTGTTCGCCTCACTGGGGTCTCACAATCTGCCCTTATTTGCAAAGAAAAGTCAGAAGAATCTCAACCTCTCAAAACTAGTAATGCTGCTCCTCAATTCACACACCAGTGCAAGAGGGACATTCAAGAATCTGCTGCAGTCATCAAAATTCAAACTGCATTTAGGGGTTACCTG GCTAGGAAGGCTTTGAGGGCATTGAAGGGAATAGTGAAACTACAAGCTATCATTCGTGGCAGAGCAGTAAGACGCCAAGCTATGAGTACTCTTAAGTGCTTGCAGTCCATTGTGAGCATCCAATCACAGGTCTGTGCAAGGAGGCTTCAAATGGTTGAAGGGAGATGTGACTACACTGAAAATGAAGAGTTGCATGATTCAAAAGACAAGATAATTAGG ATGGACTCAAACAGTGAAAGAAAGTGTGATGAGAGCACTCCATCGAAGGAAGAGTTAGACAGCTCTTGCATAAGCATGAAAGAAACGGTTCTCAagagagaaagaataaaagaatactCATTTAACCATAGA AGGTCAGCAGAGTCAGAAAGAAGTAAAGTAAATGGAAGATGGAGATACTGGCTAGAGCAATGGGTAGATACACAACTTTCAAAGAGCAAAGAACTTGAAGATTTAGACTCAGTTTTTAGCTCTCATGCTAGGAGTGGGGAGGAATATGGAGGCAGACAACTTAAGGTGAGAAGTATTAACAGGCAAAATCCAGTTGAAGGATTGGATTCTCCTACAATTGGTTCAAGAAGATCTTTTCCTCATAGGAGACAGTGTTCTGTGGGAGAAGACCAGTCATTTTCAAGCTCTCCTGCAACTCCAGCATACATGGCTGCAACAGAATCAGCCAAAGCAAAAGCAAGATCAACAAGCTCACCAAAAATAAGGACAGGGGGGAACATTGACATGAATTCTGATAGCTATTCACCATGCAAGAAAAAGCTATCCATTGCATCTTCCATTAACAGTGAGGTGCTTAGTGGTGGTAGGATGGCCAAGTTTAGTGGTAACCAGCAAAGATCTCCAAGCTTTAAGGGCCTTTCAGTGCCTATAAAATCAAGCCGAACTATCAAGGATCTCAGTATTAATTCAGATTGTTCACTGCCTCATTGGGGTCCTCAAGGTTCCTTCAAATGA
- the LOC108339906 gene encoding cytokinin dehydrogenase 6, producing MRYSYSPHSLVVEHNILFLRGFTILFISCIAVRLDLGLSSIPSSLKSLPLGGHLNFDELSLRNAARDFGNRYQYHPMAVLHPESVSDIAATIKHVWMRGPSSHLTVAARGHGHSLQGQAQAHGGIVINMESLKVPKMQVHVGNFPPYVDVSGGELWINILHETLRYGLAPRSWTDYLHLTVGGTLSNAGVSGQAFKYGPQISNVQQLEIVTGTGEVVNSSAEHNGELFHSVLGGLGQFGIITRARIVLEPAPAMVKWIRVLYSDFTAFTRDQELLISSENMFDYIEGFVIINRTGLLNNWRSSFNPQDPVQASHFKSDGRTLFCLELAKYFNVEEIDAANQEVEEHLSRLSYIQSTLFSTEVTFVDFLDRVHVSEVKLRSKGLWDVPHPWLNLLIPRSQIHNFAEVVFGNILTETSNGPVLIYPVNKSKWDNRTSVVIPEEDIFYLVAFLTSAVPSSNGTDGLEYILSQNKRILEFCQRAQLGVKQYLPHYNTQQEWRAHFGPQWETFLQRKSVYDPLAILAPGQRIFQKAITFS from the exons atgagatacTCTTATTCACCTCATAGCCTCGTTGTAGAACACAACATTCTGTTCCTCAGAGGCTTCACGATATTGTTCATTAGTTGCATAGCTGTTCGGCTTGATCTGGGTCTTTCCAGCATCCCCTCTTCGCTGAAATCACTTCCCCTTGGAGGgcatttaaattttgatgaacTTAGCCTAAGGAATGCAGCCAGAGACTTTGGAAACAGGTATCAGTATCATCCAATGGCAGTACTGCATCCAGAATCAGTTTCTGATATTGCAGCCACCATAAAACATGTCTGGATGAGGGGTCCGAGTTCACATCTAACGGTTGCAGCGAGGGGTCACGGCCACTCTCTCCAGGGTCAGGCTCAAGCTCATGGAGGAATTGTGATCAACATGGAATCACTCAAGGTCCCAAAAATGCAGGTACACGTAGGAAATTTTCCTCCATACGTGGATGTTTCGGGTGGCGAGTTGTGGATAAACATCTTGCACGAGACTCTGAGATACGGACTGGCGCCAAGATCGTGGACAGACTACCTGCATCTGACAGTTGGTGGCACTCTCTCCAACGCTGGTGTCAGTGGCCAGGCATTTAAGTATGGTCCCCAGATAAGTAATGTTCAGCAGCTGGAGATTGTTACGG GAACAGGGGAGGTTGTGAACTCTTCCGCTGAGCATAATGGGGAACTTTTTCACAGTGTTCTTGGGGGACTTGGCCAGTTTGGCATTATAACCAGAGCAAGAATTGTCCTTGAACCAGCACCTGCCATG GTGAAATGGATTAGAGTGTTGTACTCGGATTTCACGGCATTCACAAGAGACCAAGAGCTGTTAATATCTTCAGAAAACATGTTTGACTACATTGAAGGATTTGTGATAATAAACAGAACTGGTCTGCTAAATAACTGGAGATCATCCTTCAACCCACAAGACCCAGTTCAAGCTAGTCATTTCAAGTCTGATGGAAGAACCCTCTTCTGCCTTGAATTGGCTAAATACTTTAACGTGGAAGAAATTGATGCAGCAAACCAG gAAGTTGAGGAACATTTGTCCCGTTTAAGCTACATCCAATCGACCCTTTTTTCAACAGAAGTTACATTTGTAGATTTCTTAGACAGGGTGCATGTATCTGAGGTGAAATTGCGTTCAAAAGGGTTGTGGGATGTTCCACATCCGTGGCTAAATCTTCTGATACCCAGAAGTCAGATACACAACTTCGCAGAAGTCGTCTTCGGGAATATCCTGACAGAAACTAGCAACGGCCCCGTTCTTATCTACCCGGTGAACAAATCAAA GTGGGACAACAGAACATCTGTTGTGATTCCAGAGGAAGATATTTTCTACTTAGTGGCATTTCTAACTTCTGCAGTTCCTTCTTCCAATGGAACTGATGGCCTAGAATACATTCTAAGTCAGAACAAAAGAATTTTAGAATTCTGCCAAAGAGCACAACTTGGAGTGAAGCAGTATTTGCCCCACTACAACACACAGCAAGAATGGAGGGCCCATTTTGGTCCTCAATGGGAAACTTTTCTGCAGAGAAAGTCTGTTTATGATCCATTGGCAATACTAGCTCCTGGCCAACGCATATTTCAAAAAGCAATAACCTTCTCATGA
- the LOC108339493 gene encoding zinc finger protein CONSTANS-LIKE 3, giving the protein MEESCALCKKRAAMLCDADQAKLCWECDGKVHSANFLVARHSRVLLCRSCHSLTPWKASGTKLTPSISFCQPCLGDRTARLRLLVNDVRQPQKEGENEAPPPSSASATSPPRPAALPLRNHSSSIDSHDETACSSSQMLDANQGSRDGTSEPTEETTKDEIL; this is encoded by the exons ATGGAGGAGTCATGCGCGCTGTGTAAGAAGAGGGCGGCGATGTTGTGCGACGCGGACCAGGCAAAGCTGTGCTGGGAGTGCGACGGCAAAGTTCACAGCGCCAATTTCTTGGTGGCGAGGCATTCTCGTGTGCTTCTGTGTCGTTCGTGTCATTCTCTCACTCCCTGGAAAGCCTCCGGCACCAAACTCACGCCCTCCATCTCCTTTTGTCAACCTTGTCTCGGGGATCGAACTGCCAGGTTGCGGCTCTTGGTCAACGATGTTCGCCAACCACAAAAAGAAGGGGAGAATGAAGCGCCTCCACCGTCCTCTGCTTCTGCCACGTCACCACCCCGTCCTGCCGCTTTACCATTAAGAAATCACTCTTCCTCTATCGATTCTCAT GATGAGACAGCGTGTTCTTCGTCACAGATGCTTGATGCTAACCAGGGCAGTAGGGATGGAACCTCTGAGCCTACTGAAGAGACGACGAAGGATGAAATACTTTGA